Below is a genomic region from Hevea brasiliensis isolate MT/VB/25A 57/8 chromosome 3, ASM3005281v1, whole genome shotgun sequence.
ccgttcaaatctccattctttaatctttatcttgggtgtaacttgcttTTTTCTTTAGAAAATCTTCGTGTTATTAACTTTATTGATTTTGCATCAAAAGCTCCACTTTAATTTCAACTCTCCATTATTTCCATTATTGCATGTGCAACTTTCTACATATCGCAGCAGCTCCACTTTCAATCAAACTCACTAAGATCATCCCTATGCTCTTATACCAACTGTTGTGCACCGCGGAAGTATGTAAactataagaaaataaaacaaattcacaaaatactaatatttatgTGGTTCACTCTCTCAACATAGGGTCACATCCATGGATATGTcatcttccactatcatcaataaatataatCATCAATTATAAGCTCAAAACTATACTACCCATCAACTAATTACACTCAAAAGAACCCACACTACATaattgctcatagtaaatatattagttagtcctttCTGTCTACTCTagatataattcaatatatttactattacaactgTTACACCATAAgagtgtcttcaactatatgggtaaGAGTCCTCTCATCAATGGATAAGAATTTCTTTCTCCTGAATCTATGTCCTTTCTCTACCTTAAGCTAAAGCCCCTATCCAATACAATAGGCAagtgcccctcatcaatgggcagaacCAAACCTTAACAATTGGCAAAGCCCCCCTCTTCATGGGCAAAGCCACTCTCTATGGGCAAAGTCACTCTCTATGAGTAAAGTCAAATAATCTTTCCACCATTCTCCTGTGTTACTTCCCTTAATCCTAATCTGACGAGGAATTCCACTCAATTtagaataatactaaaataagagttttgATCTATATTTCTCCCACTCATAAATCTAACAATCACCAATTTGATTCCTTACACAGACGTAACCCAAGCCTGTATTCACATCATCTGCAGTAACCTTCTCAAGCAGCCCTTCAGGTGCCTTATCAAACTTGGTTACCACAGCAAGAGCTCTCTCACTAGTCTTGTCCCCTTGTTGCGACTTCCTTATGGATTCACAAGTGGGAAAATCCACAGTTGCAGATAAAACATTAAGAATAATATTCTCTTTAGGCCTTATATACTCCGTGATAGTACCTGCAATCTGCTCATAAATATCCTTAGGCTGACTATGAACAGGAACTCTAGTGATTCCAAGGAGATTAATCATTGTAAGATTAGGAGCACCTTTCTTTTTCACAACCAGAGTCAATGAAGTGTTTGATATGCCCTTCCCATCGCCTGCAATCTCATTAGTGGCAAGATTAATAGCATTTGCAATGCGGGCTTCATCAGTGTGCATGTACTGTTTTGCCATTGTACTCCAAGAAAAGCTCTAGTGTGGGACTTGGCTGGTGTTGCAACCTCATTACAAGGGGCACTCTGGTGCAAATGCCCTGGCCAGGAGGAAGGCTGATACCAGCTAGTGATTCAAGAATGCTGGATTTGTCGGAAGACTGATCACCGACAACAACAATAGTGGGGAGCTGTATACTTTCTTTCATGACCTTGAGGTGCCTAAGCTTGTCAACTGCATCAAGAAGTGGATGAATATGATCGTTGTAAGACGACACGATGGGTTGCATCTCATGTTTTACAAGTTCTTGGACATTTGAGAAATAAGCCATTTTCTGGGAAAGAGACGAAGAGAAATAGAGAAATTAGGTGCCTAGGTGGGGAAGGGGGAAAGTGGATTATGGACTGCGAGAAAAAAGAACGGAAAAAACAAAAGGAtaggaaaaaaatttaattttctaatggatgtaagaattaaatatatttatttattattaattttatatttaaaattattaatattatataaaaaatgtgTAATATCACATAAAAATAATGCAATTTCACATACAAAATATAGTTTTTTTTCAATGCAAAACTAACACTCTCTTCGTgtcatttcaaattttttaaagatttttatagaaaaattaaataaattattaaatagtctcattttcataaaaaaaataaaaattaactaaaatacctttaaattataaaaaattgataaaaataaataaatgcatTAGAAATAATACAATGATAAATAAAGTGAgataaaaaaatttctaaaacatCACTTAAAAtagaacaaagaaaataataaataatcataTTTAATACACTTTAACAAATATAGTATTACACTATtagaaaaactaaaaaaatttaagTCTTTTAGAAATGATCAATTAAAGCAGAGTGGTGTATTATAttaacaaattataaaataacaataatatttatataacgattttattatagttattaattgtaatggGTTTCTCATAGGTCCACTATCATCAAccgattatttataatttttttatttttgaattaaattgtaattatttttatttttataaaataattagtataataataataataataataataataataattttttattatcaaaTCAAACTTTCtcgattaatttaatttaaataaattttattttattttaatagtaatttttaattaacttatgacataattatttaagaaaaacatttttgaattctttttatacataaattaatgGTAGCATAATtgctttatttaaaatatagtaaaattattttatttataaaaataatttaaaatttactgACACTATTGATCAAATAAATTAAAGACACTAAATTACTGTATAATCTGATAAGATCATAAATCTTgactattttaatatttaattcattGATCAacttattatatatatttcattttttttgaaTTGGTTTCAGCTAATAttttctaattattattatttgtagttacattttttatataattttattttttttatgtatctttaatatttttatatttttttattataaaaaatagttatttaactaaaatataaaattaataaaagaaattgcaTTAACTATATTAGAGAGTGTAGACTATATATTTGGATGATCTTACACAGAGAATATAAGTTGACTTTATATTAATTGATtacaatataatattaatattttttatttatttattttagtttaattaacaatttatgtcaattaaatatttttttataaataaaaaatttatttattttaatgcgATTGTTCTTAATGAAgtgaaaaaagtaaaataaaaattaataataataaaattaagctACAAAATAAACTTATTATGAGATGTAATGGTATATTTTTAGATTATGATTTAATTGGTCATTAATGAGTGAGtgattgaataataataataataataataataataataataataataataatatattattattattattattattattattatgtttaaaAATATTTCATGAAACAATTTTGATTTTCCCTACAAAGTAAATATAAGtcttgatttttttattattatatttttaaattaaaattagagaACATGATAATAGATGATAATTAATActtttctattatttaaatttgaaatatcaaattaattaaaaaattaaattatataataattacaaCTCATTAATTTATCACAAAGACTAtcgtcaataaatttaattaaaaattaccacttaatataaatatgataaaaaaaattcatgTGAATATAACATGCGATAAATTTTATATTGATAAAATATAGTTTTGTTTAAGAAGAATTTTTAAGCTTCTTAAAATTTTGTATAATGAGAATTTCtattttttattagaattttattaattaaattttactaaaatatattgacaaatttaattctattaatcaattaaaataaaataaaattagtctTTCAATATTGTAATAATACTAAATTACAATGAGTGTTTTTGACAATACACATGCATCAAATATTTTATGTTACGTAAttgttttatttatataaaacaaatataaaaaattaaataaattaaaatattaattttaatattattaattattctcataaaaaagaacaaaaattagtttaaaattttatGTAATCTTGTTGAAGTATCATTATTTTAATACTCCATTCTTATTTATCTATTAAAGTAAATCTATTAGTATAGTTAGACATGTTTCTTTTTTATATCAATTGACATATTaaactaaaataagaaaataagaaaattcaaaaattaatattaaaaaatgtaaaatatgCATTATTTAGCATGTTTAAAAccataaaatactaaaaattttgcattaaaaaaattcaaaaattaatatgaATGCAACCATTTATAGTGGGGTTAGGATTAGTATTGTGTTACTCactaaatattattaatatttaattaaccttcaaaagattttttttttttatcttttatattACGTTTAGAATTGGTGATATGAACTAAAAGCAACACaactaaataaatattttataataacttTGCATAATTTATCTTGAGAAtttcaattttataattataagtttttatgaaaataaaaataaaaatttaattatgtatttttttattagttcttaaaTTCATCATTTATTCGTAATTTTATACAAATTATATTatgtttaaattatatatatatatatatatatatatctttttaaTTCCTTAATATTTTGATTTCACATaataaatgtaataaaatatttaaaaatatatatcgaaataaaaataaagaaaataattttaatttaataagggtaattttattattttaattatctttaatggtaaattattttaattagatGGAAGAATGTGTGAGAgattaaattatttcattttcaaaatttatggaGAAAATTATAGTATGGATAAAATTCAGGTACGAAATCTCACGCAACACCATTTAGTCCTGTGCAAACGACATGCCGTCTTAGGGCAAACTACATACAGGCGGGTGGCTGATCAGTGACATCGCCAATACCATTCTCACTTGGATTTAGGGTTTATCCTAATTTCAGagaggaaaaaaataaaatgctTCAACACCAACTGGTACAGTCTCCGGCGAGGCTAGGCCTCACAAACCCAAACTCACcttctcttcaaaaccctacccctCCCAAATTTCCTTCCTCATCTTCTCAACAGCAACTTCCACCTCCCCACCACcatcagcagcagcagcagcagcagcatccCCCAAATCCCTCCGCCACGTCCTCTGCTctcctccctcttctccctcctctCCGTAGAGCCCAGTCTCTTCTTCTCCAGATGGCCTCCTTAGCTTCCAAGTTTTTCGAAGTCTCCCCCAATCGATCCCTTTGGCTATCCACCATTCGTGGATCGCTACCTACATTCCTCGCCTCTCAGATCCAATCAATGCCTCCACCTCCACTCGAATCCAATCCTTCCTCCGCTAAAGAAATTCTTCCTCTTTTCACTTCCCTCCAGACCCAACTTTTTGAAGCCGTTGCTGAGCTCCAAGAAATCCTTGACCTCCAAGATGCCAAGCAAAGAATTGCTGGCGATATCAAATCCAATGATTCTGCGCTTCTCAACTTCGCCAATAAGCTCAAAGAAGCCGAAAGAGTCCTTGATATCCTCGTCGATGATTACTCTGATTATCGCCGTCCTAAACGGGCAAAAACAAAATCATTAGAGGACGATGGTGTGAGCAATACCACTGTTGCCTCTCAGCTCGAGTTATCGGATATTTTATCTTATGCTCACCGGATAAGTTATACCACTTTTGCGCCGCCTGATTTTGGTGCTGGGCAGGCTCCCCTTCGTGGGGCACTTCCTCCTGCTCCACAAGAAGAGCAAATGCGAGCTTCTCAGTTGTACGCTTTTGCTGACCTCGATGTGGGATTGCCTAAAAAGGTCGAAACTAAGGGGAAAACCATTGAGGCAATCATTGAGCCTCCCCCACCGCCACAACCAGAGGAGACCAATCCGCTTGCCAGTTATGCTGCCATTCAGAGCCTGCTTCCTCCCAATATCACAGTTCCATCTGGGTGGAAACCTGGGATGCCGGTGGTTTTGCCTACAGATTTACCCCCGCCGCCACCAGGATGGAAGCCTGGGGACCCATTACCTCCATTTGAGTCTCTTCCTGTGCCTAGGATGGTGGAGCAACAATTGCAGCCAGGTGCTCCTCAGGGATTGCATAAGCCACCTGAGACAATACAGGTTCGACATGTACAGCTTGATATTCTTGATCAGGGTGATGATAGTAGTGATTATAGTAGTGACGAGGGAAGCTCAGATGATGAAGATTGAGAGGGTGATTGTACGGATTAATTGATAGTATGAAGTGCTCTAGATAAGTATGCTTGCTCCTTACAAAATAGTGAAAGTTTGCAGTTGCATTTGATGTGCCCTTGTACTTTGATGTATAAGTGAGGTGGAATTGTTATTAAGTATTTTCCCCTTTTTTTCCTACACTACAAATGACAAATAACATAATTTGTTTACCATTTATTTTTTTTGTGTCCTTGTATATTTCATGTGTTAGATacactaaaattgtttgtattaatttttttttttctttcttgatATTTCTCATAAAAAGTACTTTCTTAGGATTGTAAGATAGTTAATATATAAGGGCATATAATTATATTTGGCAAGAGATTTGTTGCTGATATAGTTGATGATTTTTATTTCTACCATAGATCGCTAAATAAATGTATAAAGGATGAGAATCAGTTAAACTATCGGAAGTTCTTGGTTTTCATAGGAAACCATGATTATGAAATTTCAGCGCATGGGCTGGACAAGAAACTGGAATTCTCTGTTTCTATGTCATGCCACTCACATGCCTTAGTAGTGATTCAGGGGAATTTGGCTGTGGTTTACCTACAAGTAAATGGATTTTTATGATTTGTTTTACTAGGTCTGTGTTAAAAGTTGATGCTTGGTTAACTATTTCCATGCACATAAAACTTCTTGAATCTTATCATCCTTTATGTCTATAAACTCTATGGAGTTGTACAGCATACTCCACAGTGTTGTATTGGTTCTTTGCTTCTAACAAATATTGTTACGGGGTATGTGAAAAAATATTTGGCTTTGATATCAGGTGAATGAGTGTGATTAGGTTACCCTTTTGTTCCAAAATGGCCAAAGCAATGGCGCATATATGTTTGAAACTTTCTTTGAATGATGTATCTGCAGTGTGAGGTTTGTCCATCCCCTCGAATAATGAAGTTTAATTAGTGATAAAGACATCATGGTGGCGTTCAAGAAAACACAAGTTTGATAACTTTAGAAATTTGGAATTATGGTTTAGATTTCACATAGGATATATTTTGGACATTATTGAGCACTTGTTAGTCCTTGTAGAGTCTGCAGTCTCATATGTAAGTTTTTTTCAAGCAAATTAGCTGCTAATCCAGTGCTTTACAACTCTAGGATTATT
It encodes:
- the LOC110655018 gene encoding mediator of RNA polymerase II transcription subunit 4; translated protein: MLQHQLVQSPARLGLTNPNSPSLQNPTPPKFPSSSSQQQLPPPHHHQQQQQQQHPPNPSATSSALLPLLPPLRRAQSLLLQMASLASKFFEVSPNRSLWLSTIRGSLPTFLASQIQSMPPPPLESNPSSAKEILPLFTSLQTQLFEAVAELQEILDLQDAKQRIAGDIKSNDSALLNFANKLKEAERVLDILVDDYSDYRRPKRAKTKSLEDDGVSNTTVASQLELSDILSYAHRISYTTFAPPDFGAGQAPLRGALPPAPQEEQMRASQLYAFADLDVGLPKKVETKGKTIEAIIEPPPPPQPEETNPLASYAAIQSLLPPNITVPSGWKPGMPVVLPTDLPPPPPGWKPGDPLPPFESLPVPRMVEQQLQPGAPQGLHKPPETIQVRHVQLDILDQGDDSSDYSSDEGSSDDED